One genomic region from Saprospiraceae bacterium encodes:
- a CDS encoding sulfate adenylyltransferase: MELLRLITAGSVDDGKSTLIGRLLYDSKNIWIDQIEQLEKVSKARKTTQIDLALLTDGLRAEREQGITIDVAYRYFSSPLRKFIIADAPGHIQYTRNMVTGASNSELMILLIDARQGVIEQTRRHSIIASLLKLPNVVVTINKMDLVNFDQQVYHQIVADFTKIAEKLELKNVQYIPISALGGDNVVSLSEQMPWYQGPALLPYLENVELHKADDTGDARFQIQYVIRPQTEELHDYRGYAGQVSGAGFRKGDKIIVLPNELNSAISKIEHHGKEVEQIHAGEPAVIHLEDDLDISRGDLIVKADELPYVTKMHEAIICWMDEKPMTIGNKYMLQQHSRMVKAAIKGIPFRINVNSLEQETGIDKLELNQVANISLQTASPLAYDIYEKSKATGSAILIDETSHKTVAAILFQQPLN; encoded by the coding sequence ATGGAATTATTAAGACTCATCACGGCAGGCAGTGTAGACGATGGCAAAAGCACCCTCATCGGCAGGCTACTCTATGACAGTAAAAATATCTGGATAGATCAAATAGAACAATTAGAGAAAGTATCCAAAGCCAGAAAAACTACCCAGATCGATCTGGCGCTACTGACCGATGGTTTGCGGGCAGAGCGCGAGCAAGGCATCACCATCGATGTCGCTTACAGATATTTCTCCAGTCCACTTCGCAAGTTTATCATCGCAGATGCTCCTGGCCATATACAATATACGCGCAACATGGTCACCGGTGCTTCCAATTCGGAATTGATGATATTATTGATCGATGCCAGGCAAGGTGTGATCGAGCAGACCCGAAGACACTCCATCATAGCCTCTTTGCTGAAGCTACCCAATGTCGTCGTGACGATCAATAAAATGGACCTTGTAAATTTTGATCAACAAGTGTATCATCAGATCGTAGCAGATTTTACGAAGATTGCAGAGAAGCTAGAACTCAAAAATGTACAATATATTCCAATCTCTGCGCTTGGAGGAGACAATGTAGTTTCTTTGTCTGAGCAGATGCCCTGGTATCAAGGCCCTGCCCTCCTGCCCTATTTGGAAAATGTTGAATTACACAAAGCAGATGATACCGGTGATGCTAGATTTCAGATTCAATATGTGATCAGACCCCAAACCGAAGAATTGCACGACTACAGAGGTTATGCCGGACAAGTATCAGGCGCTGGCTTCCGCAAAGGAGATAAAATCATCGTACTCCCGAATGAATTGAATTCTGCCATATCCAAAATAGAGCATCACGGAAAAGAAGTGGAGCAGATCCATGCCGGCGAACCAGCTGTAATTCACCTGGAAGATGATCTCGATATCAGCCGAGGTGACCTGATCGTCAAGGCTGATGAGCTACCCTATGTCACCAAAATGCACGAAGCCATCATCTGTTGGATGGATGAAAAACCGATGACCATAGGCAATAAATATATGTTGCAGCAGCACAGCCGTATGGTGAAAGCAGCCATCAAAGGCATTCCTTTCCGAATCAATGTAAACTCATTGGAACAAGAAACAGGCATAGACAAACTCGAGCTAAACCAGGTAGCCAATATCTCTCTGCAAACTGCTTCACCGCTCGCCTATGATATTTATGAAAAATCCAAAGCTACAGGAAGTGCCATCCTGATCGATGAAACCAGTCATAAAACGGTAGCAGCAATACTGTTTCAACAACCTTTGAACTAA
- a CDS encoding NADPH-dependent assimilatory sulfite reductase hemoprotein subunit translates to MSNNLTPAERIKTNSDGLRGTLKQSLEDHLTGALREDDQTLIKHHGMYQQDDRDLRESRSQKKLEWLYSFMIRLRLPGGFLTPAQWVAMHHIAGEHSTGVIKITTRQTIQLHGILKSHLKPTLKSFATQRLDSIAACGDVNRNVICSAHPKESPVHEEVFKYADKISAMGMPKSNGYYEIWLDREPLLKKEDEIDPLYQDRYLPRKFKIAIAIPPNNDVDVYTNDVGLIAIIEDNKLLGFNISIGGGLGTTHGNKDTYPRLGTVIGFTDTEEKTLKAIYEIITVQRDFGNRADRKQARLKYTIDKMGIENFKAEVESRCGFKLDEARPHTFTDRTDHFGWHQNHEGKWYFTAFIENGRIVDEKVAIKTALYEIAQTGKANFRFTANQKLIVSDILPEHKSAIEKILVKYGMVVHTLEATPIRRNAIACVALNTCPLALAEGQRYLPTLVGKIEPILKKYHLDQDPISIRMTGCPNGCGRPYVAEIGLIGTSYGHYNLHLGGDRLGMRLNTKYYEQVDEDTILNILDPLLEKYSKEKNNHASFGDFIHAYPDLVSPQV, encoded by the coding sequence ATGTCAAATAATCTAACTCCTGCTGAGAGAATAAAAACCAATAGCGATGGTCTGCGAGGTACGCTCAAGCAAAGCCTTGAAGACCATCTCACAGGTGCCCTGCGTGAAGATGATCAAACGCTCATAAAACATCATGGCATGTATCAGCAGGATGATCGTGATCTGAGAGAAAGCCGTTCGCAGAAAAAACTTGAATGGTTATACTCCTTTATGATCAGACTTAGGCTACCCGGCGGATTTCTGACTCCTGCTCAATGGGTGGCTATGCATCATATCGCCGGTGAGCACAGTACAGGAGTAATAAAAATCACTACCCGACAAACCATTCAACTGCACGGCATTCTTAAATCTCATCTCAAACCGACTTTAAAATCTTTTGCTACGCAAAGGCTCGACAGTATCGCCGCCTGTGGGGATGTCAATCGGAATGTCATCTGCAGCGCTCATCCAAAAGAAAGCCCGGTACACGAAGAGGTCTTTAAGTATGCTGACAAGATCAGTGCGATGGGCATGCCTAAGTCCAATGGATATTATGAGATTTGGCTTGATCGTGAACCATTATTAAAAAAGGAAGATGAAATAGATCCGTTGTACCAGGATCGATACTTGCCTCGCAAATTCAAAATAGCCATTGCCATTCCTCCAAATAATGATGTAGATGTGTATACCAACGATGTTGGCCTGATCGCAATTATTGAGGACAATAAGTTGCTTGGATTCAATATATCCATCGGTGGCGGATTAGGTACTACCCATGGCAACAAAGACACCTACCCTCGCTTAGGTACCGTGATTGGGTTTACTGATACCGAAGAAAAAACCTTAAAAGCAATCTATGAGATCATCACTGTCCAGCGCGACTTTGGCAATCGGGCTGACCGCAAACAAGCGCGACTGAAGTATACCATAGACAAAATGGGCATTGAAAATTTCAAAGCCGAAGTGGAATCGAGATGTGGATTTAAATTAGACGAAGCACGGCCACATACTTTTACAGATCGGACCGATCATTTTGGCTGGCACCAAAATCATGAAGGCAAATGGTACTTCACAGCCTTCATCGAAAATGGTCGTATCGTCGATGAAAAAGTCGCCATAAAAACTGCCTTGTACGAAATTGCACAAACCGGTAAAGCCAATTTTAGATTCACTGCCAATCAAAAACTCATCGTAAGTGATATTCTGCCGGAACACAAATCAGCTATAGAAAAGATCCTGGTCAAATACGGTATGGTAGTTCACACCCTCGAGGCTACGCCCATCCGGCGTAATGCCATCGCTTGTGTAGCCTTAAATACTTGCCCCCTGGCTCTGGCCGAAGGTCAGCGATATCTACCAACTCTGGTTGGAAAAATAGAACCTATCCTTAAAAAATATCATCTCGATCAAGATCCCATCTCCATAAGGATGACAGGCTGCCCAAATGGTTGCGGAAGGCCTTATGTTGCGGAAATCGGGTTGATTGGCACATCCTACGGCCACTATAATCTTCACCTAGGGGGTGATCGTCTAGGCATGCGTCTTAATACCAAATATTACGAACAAGTAGATGAAGATACCATCCTTAATATTCTCGATCCGCTGTTAGAAAAATACAGTAAGGAGAAGAATAATCATGCTTCTTTTGGAGATTTTATCCATGCATATCCGGATTTGGTAAGCCCTCAAGTATAG
- a CDS encoding flavodoxin domain-containing protein — protein sequence MLSEGKLRTLNDFIEKTSKEELIWINGYISGLISTSMPKDSGAVIQKRFTILYGTDTGNSKKLAMEFNAAGKKQGAKVKVASMDTYKAEDLLQEKSLVIILSTHGDGDPPPSAKKFFDHLMSTDQKYPDLEFAVLALGDTSYPMYCKAGEDVHHRLIELGATAVFPIQKCDVDYQADAANWYDLYLKSFPTEPIKTVAVQAPKASGGKKFYAGIIKTNINLNAAGSNKRTHHIEIKTIEPILYEPGDALGVMPKNNEETLEKLFAILPVDPNLNIPYKGAGHTLMDLLTNKLNICHLKESQVQKYADIVGQAIPKVRMDLLDLMRIYPMTRPAQFIEFVHSLTEMLPRLYSICSSPQVREYEIHILVGKNTFTIEEEKRFGLASDMLSSLEEGSALDFYIHRNKSFRLPAPDTDIILIGPGTGIAPMRSFIEERDAAGGSGRNWLIFGEQHFTTDFFYQTEIQQYASSGTLQQIDLAWSRDQKEKIYVQDKIKAKSKELYDWIKNGAHIFVSGTRSPMSEDVEKAMIEVIYAHSGKSAPESEAYWNDLKESGIYKADVY from the coding sequence ATGTTATCTGAAGGAAAACTCAGGACACTCAACGATTTTATTGAAAAGACTTCCAAAGAAGAGCTCATATGGATCAATGGCTATATCTCAGGATTGATCTCCACATCAATGCCAAAAGACTCCGGGGCTGTCATTCAAAAAAGATTCACTATACTCTATGGCACTGACACAGGCAATTCGAAAAAGCTGGCCATGGAGTTTAATGCTGCCGGCAAAAAACAAGGCGCTAAAGTCAAAGTCGCCAGCATGGACACCTACAAAGCTGAAGATCTCCTGCAGGAAAAAAGCCTGGTGATCATCCTGAGCACCCATGGTGATGGTGATCCACCACCCAGTGCCAAAAAGTTTTTTGATCATCTGATGAGCACAGATCAAAAATATCCTGATTTGGAATTTGCAGTGCTCGCTCTGGGAGATACTTCGTATCCCATGTATTGTAAGGCCGGAGAGGATGTACATCATCGACTGATTGAGTTAGGCGCAACCGCTGTATTTCCAATTCAAAAATGTGATGTAGATTATCAGGCTGATGCCGCCAATTGGTATGACCTTTACCTCAAGTCCTTCCCAACAGAACCAATCAAAACGGTTGCTGTGCAGGCACCCAAGGCATCAGGAGGTAAAAAGTTTTATGCTGGCATCATCAAAACCAATATCAATCTCAATGCAGCGGGCTCCAATAAGCGCACCCATCATATTGAAATCAAAACCATCGAACCCATCCTTTACGAACCCGGTGATGCGTTGGGGGTAATGCCTAAAAATAATGAGGAGACTTTAGAGAAGTTATTTGCAATTCTACCAGTCGACCCTAATTTAAACATCCCCTACAAAGGAGCTGGTCATACCCTGATGGATCTGCTGACCAATAAATTAAATATCTGCCATCTCAAAGAATCTCAGGTCCAGAAATATGCGGACATCGTAGGACAAGCCATACCAAAGGTAAGGATGGACTTGCTGGATTTGATGCGGATCTATCCTATGACACGACCAGCTCAGTTTATCGAATTTGTACATTCACTGACGGAGATGCTTCCCCGATTATACTCCATATGTTCATCGCCCCAGGTCAGGGAATATGAGATCCATATCCTGGTAGGTAAAAACACTTTCACGATCGAAGAAGAAAAGCGCTTTGGACTCGCCAGCGATATGCTGTCATCCCTGGAAGAAGGCAGTGCTTTGGATTTTTATATTCACCGCAACAAATCCTTTAGACTCCCTGCCCCGGATACCGATATCATCCTGATCGGGCCTGGCACCGGTATAGCTCCGATGCGATCATTTATAGAAGAGCGTGATGCTGCCGGAGGATCAGGTCGCAACTGGCTCATCTTTGGAGAACAGCATTTTACTACGGACTTTTTCTATCAGACAGAGATCCAGCAATATGCCAGCAGCGGGACCTTGCAACAGATAGATCTGGCCTGGTCCAGGGATCAAAAAGAGAAAATATATGTACAGGATAAAATCAAAGCAAAAAGCAAGGAGCTCTATGATTGGATCAAAAATGGCGCCCATATCTTCGTCAGTGGTACCCGGTCACCGATGAGCGAAGATGTAGAAAAAGCCATGATTGAAGTCATCTATGCACACAGCGGCAAGAGCGCTCCGGAATCTGAAGCATACTGGAATGACCTCAAAGAATCTGGAATCTATAAAGCCGATGTGTACTGA
- a CDS encoding phosphoadenylyl-sulfate reductase: MQNHLEEIEKINQVLEENMDLRHVLNLVDQLFPGAVVFSTSFSEEDQIVHHHITTGDNQITIFTLDTGRLFPETYSTWSRTLEKYGRSITPYYPATQQVEDFVLTHGPNSFYESIENRKQCCFIRKVEPLRRALANKKVWITGIRAEHSPDRSHMPQVEWDESHQVIKIHPILHWNNEEVKSYIRHHEIPTNPLHEKGFVSIGCAPCTRAIQPGEDFRAGRWWWENKENKECGLHTHQ; this comes from the coding sequence ATGCAAAATCATCTTGAAGAAATAGAAAAAATAAACCAGGTACTGGAAGAAAACATGGATTTGCGACATGTGCTTAACCTGGTAGATCAACTTTTCCCCGGAGCAGTCGTTTTTTCAACGAGTTTCAGTGAGGAGGATCAGATCGTGCATCATCATATCACTACCGGTGACAATCAAATCACCATATTTACGCTGGACACCGGCAGATTATTTCCGGAAACTTACTCTACGTGGAGCAGGACCTTAGAAAAATATGGCAGATCGATCACTCCATATTATCCAGCCACTCAACAGGTAGAAGATTTTGTGTTAACACATGGCCCCAATAGTTTTTATGAATCGATCGAAAACCGCAAGCAATGTTGTTTTATCCGCAAGGTGGAACCTTTACGCCGCGCACTGGCCAATAAAAAAGTCTGGATCACAGGTATCAGGGCGGAGCATTCTCCGGATCGTAGTCACATGCCACAAGTAGAGTGGGACGAAAGCCACCAGGTGATTAAAATCCATCCCATCCTGCACTGGAATAATGAAGAAGTCAAATCTTATATTAGACATCATGAGATTCCTACTAATCCGCTCCATGAAAAAGGATTTGTATCCATCGGGTGTGCGCCTTGCACGCGCGCGATCCAACCCGGCGAAGATTTTCGTGCAGGCAGATGGTGGTGGGAAAACAAAGAAAACAAAGAATGTGGCTTACACACCCATCAATAA
- the cysD gene encoding sulfate adenylyltransferase subunit CysD — protein MNNHHITHLKELEAESIYIMRETAAQFERPALLFSGGKDSITLVHLAIKAFSPAPIPFPLVHIDTGHNFQEALDYRDLLAAQTHSRLIVRKVEDTIKQKNLTEPTGKFASRNWLQTHTLLDTIEEFKFDACIGGARRDEEKARAKERIFSVRDEFGQWNPKLQRPELWNIFNGRITKGENVRVFPISNWTEIDVWNYIRAENIPLPSIYFSHQREVIAYEGQLIAVSPFIKLEPSDIRLTKTVRYRTVGDMTCTAAVESQASTLDTVIAEILASKISERGETRIDDRQTEAAMEDRKINGYF, from the coding sequence ATGAACAATCATCATATCACGCACCTCAAAGAACTAGAGGCAGAAAGTATCTATATCATGCGGGAGACTGCAGCCCAATTTGAGCGACCTGCTCTGCTGTTTAGCGGTGGCAAAGATTCTATCACTTTGGTGCATCTTGCGATCAAGGCATTTAGTCCAGCTCCAATCCCTTTTCCGTTAGTGCATATTGATACCGGACACAATTTTCAGGAAGCTCTGGACTATCGGGATCTATTGGCGGCGCAGACTCATTCGAGGCTGATCGTAAGAAAAGTAGAAGATACCATCAAACAAAAAAACCTTACTGAGCCTACCGGCAAATTTGCCAGCAGAAATTGGCTGCAGACCCATACCCTGCTCGACACGATCGAAGAATTTAAATTCGATGCCTGTATCGGTGGTGCCCGGAGAGATGAAGAAAAGGCACGTGCTAAAGAGCGGATTTTTTCTGTTCGAGATGAATTCGGCCAATGGAATCCCAAACTACAACGGCCTGAACTGTGGAATATCTTCAACGGTCGCATCACCAAAGGTGAAAACGTAAGAGTATTTCCTATCAGCAATTGGACGGAAATCGATGTCTGGAATTATATACGGGCAGAGAACATTCCATTACCCTCCATCTATTTTTCCCATCAGCGCGAAGTGATAGCTTATGAAGGCCAATTAATAGCTGTGTCTCCATTTATTAAACTAGAACCAAGCGATATCAGGCTGACCAAAACCGTGCGTTATCGTACAGTGGGTGATATGACCTGCACCGCCGCCGTGGAATCCCAGGCAAGCACCTTGGATACCGTAATCGCTGAAATCCTGGCCAGCAAAATCAGTGAACGCGGAGAGACTCGTATCGATGATCGTCAGACGGAAGCTGCCATGGAAGACCGTAAAATCAATGGCTATTTTTAA
- the cobA gene encoding uroporphyrinogen-III C-methyltransferase — translation MKQQPHIIFAGAGPGDPDLVTMKLVECLKTCDCILVDRLVNPEILRRYASQMAEIIFVGKQAYQKESTDQADINKLLIAKAMIGLKTLRLKGGDVAIYSNVFDEIKAISDHGITYEIIPGITTASGAVASLGIGLTGRGVAPGVQYHSMSVTQPPGEVELKHWALTEDTLVFYMSTAALKLLTKKLLEYGASPEKPLVIIEDATSPMQQNHFYTLFSLAFHQGDLAFKSPSIIIIGDILQYSLQSAQEISPDAHTLFEPINSITKNISIHVI, via the coding sequence ATGAAACAACAGCCTCATATCATATTTGCAGGTGCAGGACCGGGAGATCCTGATTTGGTGACTATGAAGCTGGTAGAATGTCTTAAAACGTGTGATTGTATCCTTGTGGATCGGTTGGTCAATCCGGAGATTCTTCGCCGATATGCTTCCCAAATGGCCGAAATCATTTTTGTAGGTAAACAGGCTTATCAAAAAGAATCTACTGATCAGGCAGATATCAATAAACTGCTGATCGCTAAAGCCATGATTGGCCTCAAAACACTTAGGCTAAAGGGAGGCGATGTAGCGATCTATAGCAATGTCTTCGATGAGATCAAAGCCATTTCCGATCATGGAATTACCTACGAAATCATACCCGGTATCACCACCGCTTCAGGAGCTGTGGCTTCCTTAGGGATAGGCCTCACCGGTCGGGGTGTAGCACCTGGTGTGCAGTATCACAGTATGTCTGTTACTCAACCACCGGGCGAAGTGGAGTTAAAGCATTGGGCCTTGACCGAGGATACACTGGTCTTTTATATGTCTACTGCCGCTCTAAAACTATTGACTAAAAAATTACTGGAATACGGTGCCTCACCGGAGAAACCACTGGTGATCATAGAAGATGCTACCAGTCCCATGCAACAAAACCATTTTTACACTTTATTTTCTTTAGCCTTTCATCAGGGTGACCTGGCATTCAAATCACCTTCAATCATCATCATCGGTGACATATTGCAATATTCATTACAATCGGCACAAGAGATATCACCGGATGCCCACACCCTGTTCGAACCAATCAACTCCATCACAAAAAATATTTCAATCCATGTTATCTGA